ATGAACAGGAGCCTTTGGAAATTGGCAAGAGTCTGGAAATAAGAAGAAGAGACATCATCGACTTGGATGATGATGATGTCGGGGCAATGACCAGTGACTGTGACATTTATCAGACCCTCAGACGGTACCATCAAAAGCTGGTTTCAAGGGAGGAGAAGAGCTTCCCAATAGCGTATTCTTTGGTTGTTCACAAAGACGCGATTATGGTTGAAAGGCTGATCCAGGCCATATACAACCGGCACAACATTTACTGCATCCATTATGACCGAAAGTCACCCGAGGCCTTCAAAGTCGCCATGAACAACCTGGCTAAGTGCTTCTCCAATATCTTCATTGCTTCCAAATTAGAGACTGTGCAATATGCCCACATTTCCAGACTCCAGGCTGATTTAAACTGCTTGTCCGACCTTCTCAGGTCTTCAGTTCAGTGGAAATACGTTATCAACCTGTGCGGGCAAGATTTTCCTTTGAAGTCAAACTTTGAGTTAGTGTCAGAGTTGAAGAAACTCAATGGAGCAAATATGTTAGAGACGGTGAAACCCCCTCACAGTAAGATAGAAAGATTCACGTATCGCCACGAACTCAGACAGCTGCCTTACGAATATGTGAAGCTTCCCGTGAGGACGAACGTCTCCAAGGACGCGCCTCCTCATGACATTGAGATATTCGTTGGCAGCgcttattttgttttaagtcGAGCGTTTGTTAAATACGTTTTCAACACCTCCCTCGTCAAAGACTTTTTTGCCTGGTCTGAAGACACCTACTCGCCTGATGAGCATTTTTGGGCGACCTTAATTCGGGTGCCAGGAGTACCTGGAGAGATTTCTCGGTCAGCCCAGGATGTGTCTGACCTGCAGAGTAAGACCCGCCTTGTCAAATGGAACTATCACGAAGGCCTTTTCTACCCCAGGTGCACGGGCTCTCACCTCCGCAGTGTGTGTATCTACGGGGCAGCCGAATTAAGGTGGCTTATAAAAGATGGACATTGGTTTGCTAATAAATTTGATTCTAAGGTGGACCCTGTCTTGATTAAATGCTTGGCAGAAAAGCTTGAAGAACAACAGAGAGAGTGGATCACTTTGTCCTCAGAAAAGTGATTTATGCATGAAAATCCCACAGTCACGTCATGGTAAAATCATGATGGGAGTAAGCTGTCTGATAAGCGGAGTGAACGTGGAGTTGCGTACTGCCATGGCCAGGACCATCTGAGCTTACCCTTCTCGGGGCCGGAAGGGTGTCTGTGATTCCATGCACAAGGGAAAGTGACCTAGCCTTGGGTGACAATTACCCTGCAGTTGGTTGGGTGTTTTTATGTTGGTTTTTGCTGATAATCTCACTGAGCTAAATCAGAGATCTTAAATGATTAGTcattagatatttattgagctcctgctcTTTGCCAGGCACTTTTTTAGAAACATGTAGGAATTGGATCCAAGTTTCTTGAGTTGTACAACACTCTCCCTCAAGGAGGTGTGGCTTACCCTAATGACACAGCAGCCTAGTGTCTTAAGTTCTCCGCATGACAGGGCTCTGCTGGAGCTTTGAAGGGTATGGTAATCATACAGCCATGGAAACCACCCATCTCAGAGCAGCGTTTTAAGTACACTGACCAATGCTCCACTTGTCTCTTCATTCAGCTCCCTTGACTTTTCGTAACGGTTAGAATATTACAAGGAGAGACTCCACTACCTCAGAAAAGCTCAGAGGATTTGCCCAGTTTCCTACTTGGCTAAGCACAGTCGACCATTTGGTGCCTCACTGGTTCAGTTCAGGGTCGGGAGACTGTGGTGGGGCATTTATAGTGTGTGAATGTTAGCGAGGCCCTGCGGGGTGGGTAGGAGATGGGACAGATGATGCCTGAAGAGGAACAAAGATTTGTATGACTTTTGCATCGTGTTCTACAATGGTGCCGTGAATGGCCTCCTTTTTAATTCAACTCTTTCTTTAAAACATGTTTactgattaaaaataagaaatgactaGTAGTCCAAAGTGTCACACTCCAGAACATTGAACCTACGTCTTCCAGTTCATGAATTATCGTTATACATGAGTTTCTTTACAATGGAATTAGTATAATTTTGCTTTATGGAACTAACAAGCTAAGAGTCAGTAAATTTTCTTGACAGTGTTCTGTGAAACATGATAGCTTTCTAAATTAATTATTatgatcatttaaaattttttcttctccaacatCTATCCAAGTGGAAtccaaatgtaaaattataaaagttctaAGTTATTTGCAGTCTTCTTCTCAGCCTAAATCCGGAGAGAAAAACGCTAATTTTCTTAAGGACATAGCAAGAATATTCAttaaagatattttgtaaaaCCTATACCTTAGAAAACTACCAAATGAGtcaaatatacatacatgcatacgtacatgtatatattgctgaggaagatttgccctgagctaac
The nucleotide sequence above comes from Equus przewalskii isolate Varuska chromosome 13, EquPr2, whole genome shotgun sequence. Encoded proteins:
- the GCNT4 gene encoding beta-1,3-galactosyl-O-glycosyl-glycoprotein beta-1,6-N-acetylglucosaminyltransferase 4, producing the protein MKTFRCCFKYPLQQKVFVLFLTLWLFSLLKLLNVSRLLFPQRGIYLVEYSLSTSPFVRNRYTQVKGEAGYEVNCSAVYEQEPLEIGKSLEIRRRDIIDLDDDDVGAMTSDCDIYQTLRRYHQKLVSREEKSFPIAYSLVVHKDAIMVERLIQAIYNRHNIYCIHYDRKSPEAFKVAMNNLAKCFSNIFIASKLETVQYAHISRLQADLNCLSDLLRSSVQWKYVINLCGQDFPLKSNFELVSELKKLNGANMLETVKPPHSKIERFTYRHELRQLPYEYVKLPVRTNVSKDAPPHDIEIFVGSAYFVLSRAFVKYVFNTSLVKDFFAWSEDTYSPDEHFWATLIRVPGVPGEISRSAQDVSDLQSKTRLVKWNYHEGLFYPRCTGSHLRSVCIYGAAELRWLIKDGHWFANKFDSKVDPVLIKCLAEKLEEQQREWITLSSEK